A genomic region of Papaver somniferum cultivar HN1 chromosome 7, ASM357369v1, whole genome shotgun sequence contains the following coding sequences:
- the LOC113295519 gene encoding protein RKD4-like, protein MDLINRFGHVKIENEQVFDWFGNGESVPEPPTWKQDFPIPPSIDIHQEFYNNYSTFYELTYYDNPPFDLSTEMMDNTILYDQTQHDHKLFNITDDFKIMNSKFLSLEEYFPSGCLEDLSVQPLNYAPPPNDETRNSITKVSTDTSGNPNFSHDQEVQNYPSDVIKMESREIFEGGFSFFKKDEGHREMIKTGITYNPPASYRPRSTTKSLSIDFDDISKHFDVPITKAAKRMNVGLTALKKRCRELNINRWPHRKIQSLKSLIDNLKEMGYCDPRDTEMLEEDIRRMEKFPDIELNLRTKKLRQACFKANFKKRRASSLSCS, encoded by the exons ATGGATCTAATCAACCGTTTTGGCCATGTAAAGATTGAGAATGAACaagtttttgattggtttggcAATGGAGAATCAGTACCCGAGCCACCAACATG GAAGCAAGACTTTCCAATCCCACCTTCCATTGATATTCATCAAGAGTTTTATAACAACTATTCAACTTTTTATGAACTTACATATTATGATAATCCACCTTTTGATTTATCAACGGAGATGATGGATAACACTATTCTATATGATCAAACCCAGCATGATCACAAACTATTCAACATAACTGATGATTTCAAAATCATGAACTCTAAATTTCTCTCTCTAGAAGAATACTTTCCATCCGGATGTCTTGAAGATCTATCAGTTCAACCATTGAATTATGCTCCTCCACCTAATGATGAAACACGTAACAGTATTACTAAAGTTTCTACTGATACTAGtggtaaccctaatttttctcatGATCAGGAGGTTCAGAACTACCCATCAGATGTCATAAAAATGGAAAGCAGAGAAATTTTTGAAGGTGGTTTCAGTTTTTTTAAGAAAGATGAAGGTCATAGAGAGATGATTAAGACCGGTATTACTTATAACCCCCCAGCGTCTTATCGACCGAGGTCGACGACGAAATCATTATCCATTGATTTTGATGACATCTCGAAGCATTTTGATGTTCCGATAACGAAAGCAGCAAAGAGAATGAATGTCGGCTTGACGGCTTTGAAGAAAAGATGCAGAGAACTGAATATTAATAGATGGCCTCACAGGAAAATTCAAAGTTTGAAGTCACTCATTGACAATCTAAAG GAAATGGGTTATTGTGATCCTAGAGATACTGAAATGTTAGAAGAAGATATAAGGAGGATGGAGAAATTCCCGGATATAGAATTGAATCTCAGAACGAAGAAACTAAGACAGGCTTGTTTTAAAGCTAACTTCAAAAAGAGAAGAGCATCATCATTGTCCTGCTCCTAG